In one Gopherus evgoodei ecotype Sinaloan lineage chromosome 1, rGopEvg1_v1.p, whole genome shotgun sequence genomic region, the following are encoded:
- the MB gene encoding myoglobin: MGLSDDEWNRVLGIWAKVEPELPVHGQEVMIRLFQVHPETQERFAKFKNLKTIDELKSSEELKKHGTTVLTALGRILKLKNNHEPELKPLAESHATKHKIPVKFLEFICEIIVKVIAEKHPSDFGADSQAAMRKALELFRNDMASKYKEFGFQG; the protein is encoded by the exons ATGGGGCTCAGTGATGACGAATGGAACCGTGTCCTGGGCATCTGGGCAAAGGTGGAACCAGAACTCCCGGTCCATGGACAGGAAGTTATGATCAG ACTCTTTCAGGTTCACCCCGAGACCCAGGAACGCTTTGCCAAGTTCAAAAACCTGAAGACGATCGATGAGCTGAAGAGCTCCGAAGAACTGAAGAAGCACGGCACCACTGTCCTTACCGCCCTGGGCAGAATCCTGAAGCTGAAGAACAATCATGAACCAGAGCTGAAGCCACTGGCAGAGAGCCATGCCACCAAGCATAAAATCCCTGTCAAGTTCTTGGAG TTCATTTGTGAAATCATTGTCAAGGTCATTGCAGAGAAGCATCCCTCGGACTTTGGGGCTGATTCCCAGGCTGCGATGAGGAAGGCCCTGGAGCTGTTCCGAAATGACATGGCCAGCAAGTACAAGGAGTTTGGTTTCCAGGGCTAG